The genomic stretch TCGTCTTTCTTGCACATCAAATATGAATTGAGGTATGTTAGCCATGGTTGTGTATTATGTCACCTAAGCAAATTTACATTCCATAAAACAGCAGGGATTTTGAGTTCATTAGGTTTTTACTTGCCGCAGGTTTAACTCCAGCAGAAGCAACTGAACCTTTTCCTTCCTCTCGTCTTATTTTCCCTTCAACCAAACTAATTTCCTCCAGAGATGAGAGGGACGCAGTGATTTAAAGAAAGCTAATTATCTTGTGCCATGGAGTTGTGGAATATGACCGATGTGCTAGCCAAgcccttctctcctctgtctaACTGCACTGTGGACACCAGCTACCGCTTCACCTTCTACCAAGTGTCCTACGGTGTCATCTTCCTGCTGGGGTTGGCCACCAACAGCCTGGCTCTGCGCAGACTGTGTGCATCTCCCGGCACCATGAACAGCACAGCCATTTACATGGTCAGCCTGTCAGTTGCCGACTTGTTTTTCGTAATCTCTCTGCCCCTGAGGatctactactaccaccaaaAGGCCGGAGCTTTGTCCTCCAAGACAGGAGACCCGTCTAGTTGGACTCAGGGAGCGCCATACTGCCACCTCACCTTCATCCTCAAATACATCAGCCTGTATGGGGGAATCTTCTTCCTGGTGTGCATTGCTGTGGACCGTTACTTTGCTGTCGTGCACCCGATCGCCTCAACACTCCGCAGGCTGCGTGTTGCACAGCTGGTAAGTGGGGGGATCTGGTGCTTGGTGCTGGGGCTCTGTGTGAGTCTGCCTCTGCTGCACTCTGCAGCCACTCGCCAACACCAGCCCTGCCTGCTGGACCCGTCCTCGCAACGCCACCGCTCCATCATCCTGGTAGCCCTGGGCTTAGTCCTGGGGTCATTTCTGCTGCCCACTTTGCTGCTTCTCTGTAGCTACTGCAGAGTGCTGAGCGTGCTTCGCAAGCCGAGACACCGCCAACGCCGCAGCCGTCAGCACACTCTCACAATTATTTACTGGGTGCTAGGCATCTTTCTGCTGTGCTTCGTCCCCTATCACATCAACCTGCTGGGATACACGCTCACACATGTGGGGCTGCTGCACCATTGTGGCCTGGCCAAGGTGACCAAGGCTGTGCACCCCGTGGTGTTATTACTAGCAAGCTCCAATTGCTGCCTCAACCCACTTGTCTACTATTTCTCCAGCAGCCTGGTGCACAAGGAGGCACCCGGTAGTGGCAGCCAGTGACAGTTTCTTTATCATTATCTTGAGAGCACTAGACTACTTTATTGAACAAATTCCATACAATTCTATATTCGTATACAGTATCCCATAACCcattgtggtggctggggcatggttaggctcagcggcagagaggagtgggggagtggctcagggaacaggtgccgggaattggcctaattggcctcagctgcaggggatcagatgttgtgtgtctcttccctGTATTAGGTTCAATAGGGATGGAGGCGCGGGGCAGGAGAGCAAGAGGCACAGTCTGCCAGAGCGTACCGGTGGTAATAAAGAATATTACGATACCCTGAGTGTGCTCAAATCATTGGTTCTAGGGGGAAAACCCAGAGAATGTGACACCCAACGTGGGGCCCCTTAAGGAAAACGCACACTTCCTATTGAACCTAATAcagggaagagacacacacaacagctgatcccctgcagctgaggctaattaggCCTCTTctcggcacctgttccctgagccactcccctcCGCAACTAAGCCTAACCACACCCATACTGTGCACACTTCTTTGGAAGTTAAACTCAAGAGAATTCTGCATGTGTAAATATGTTAGCTGCATTTTTGGTAGGAATTGCAATGTAGAAGaggatttgtgtgtttgttcattttaGCACACCAGGCTGGGGGTACCATGCTAAGAAGAACATCGTCAGctaaatcatttttttcagtAGAATTTAAATCAGTTTGGTTGCGtttgtgaaatatttaaatgcaATGGCATTTTTAATATGAAATTAATGTTGAATTTGTGTGGAACTACGCCAAACAATCAAGTTACAGTTTATATCCATGTCAgttcaaaatgtcatcacttcatcattttatccttAATTAGCATGTGAATTCTTGAGTCACTTGTAACTTGTTTTGTACGGTCACAGTGACCTACGACTTCCAAAAAGTAATCTTTGAGTCCTGGTGGACATTCCTGAGCTAACACGTTCACAAGAATGGACCGGACGGCCAATCTAAAAACAGAATGTCTCTGTTCACAGCGGTAGACATAGAAATGCTGATAGAACCTTATTGGAGTTGTTTATATGTTCATCTTTTATGTAATTTATGTAactgtaataataatgaacacattaaaaaaaacggtggatcttctttcttttcatggGCAGATAAATGCTATACAACgtgtgtatttgtacagcgTCTATGAGTTTTTAAGTTGTGTATGGATGAACCTCATTGGCCCTTACTAGCACACTGTCGTAGTGATGCGAGATCAAACTGACCGTCCTCCATGCAATTCTCTCCATGATGAGGTTCTCGCAGGTCTCCAGGTGTTTGACGATATCTTTGCTCAGAGTGGGCTCGGCCTTGATGAAACTCTCGATGACTTTGTAGAAGTCAAAGGCGGGGAGGTCGACCACATCCAGTATCCAGGGGAAACACAAGTCGGTTTCAACTGGGTCACCAGCAGCATCATGGTTGTATCCTCCAGTCTTAAAACTGCTCTCTAATCATGAGGAAcgaaaatattatattacaacTTATTGCAAATTTACAGGAAGTGTTAACCTGTATTACTGATAACTGTAAATACAACACAGTCATTTCAGAGTTAGTTTGTCAGTGCATCTGTTATTAACTTAAAATCACAGGACCCACCTCCATACGTTGCCATCACCACCTCCAAAGCGCACGCCAACAGTGATGTGTGGAATGTGGAGTCATTGAGGAGTTTACTGCAATGGAAATCATATGACTCAGCAGGAAGACAAATAACGCTTCACTGCTACTTAATGCTACCCTTACAATTAAAACATGCACGCACAAGTAATTACGCAACACCATTGACTAACTTCTTCACTGTGATTAAGTAACAAAAAGAAGACCTACCTGAAATTTTGCACAGACAGTCGCTTCTCTTCCTACAAATTGGGAAGGAAAACAACATAACCGAGTTATTTCAGAAATGCACGTCATCTACAGTTCATGAGAGTTGCTTCCTATtcagatgttgttgttgctccCCACACTGGGTAAACCTGGGAACTGCTACATTTAAATGATCCTGAGCGtctcaataaataaacaataaaaataaaacaagtaccGATTTCAGCATAGCCTCCATGATTTTGTAATACAGTCTGACACCGAGTTTGAATctctgaaagagaaaataaatatacatgtcaGACATAGGGAGTATCGCCATTGTTGCTCATTCTCTTCTTCAGAGTTAGTTCTCACCTGACAACCGAGTACTATACAGCGCGGGCCGACTGCCAGGCCAAACCTTTGGCTGAACGCCTGTTCGAGTGTCTCCAAACGCGACAGCACAGCCTGCATCGGGTCCACGGTGCAATTCTGATCACAGGAAAGAGGGAAAACGTCAAATCAAGGCACCAAGATGCTGTTTCGTGGGACATTATAATCAGCGGCAACAATTCTAGACACTTACTTTAAAATAAGTAGCTAGGTTTGTAGATGGCTGATCGCCACTGGAGGTGAGGTCACCTCTCAACTGCTGAATGGAAGTCATGGCAGCTCTgatgagacaaaacaaaagtcaGACAGTGCTGAAGGGACATAAACTCAGAACAATTCACACAATGAAATATGCCCAATGATCTACACCCCAAAACAATCTTGAATGTTTGATTTTCTATTTGTGGATACCTACAGTATACACTTTCAATGAATattacatttgcattttaaGAATGGCATAACATCTGTATAGATGATATGGTATAATTGAATGTTTTGGAAACAGTCATTTGAAGTGCAGGTTTATCTTTATATTTTCACAGCTACTGTGACAATTAGTGTACACAATGAAAAAAAGCTTAAAGTTCTTCACAAAGATCACATTTTCATCATAAACGCTGTCTATTGATTTTTCAGTCCTTAAAAACTTCAGGAACTTCCAAATGCACTGGTTGACAGCTGTGTACAGAGTCTCAGGTAGGAAGGCGAAAGCGAACACAAGTATGCAATCCTTCTCCTCCGTTGCGATTGTGAACAATGATTTGAACAATAAACAGGTGAGTAACTGCTAACCTGATCGGGGTCTGGGGAGGAATGAGTACGTCGTCATCTGGCTGGTTCTTCTTCGGGGTTCTTTCCACATGGGATCTGAAAACAGGAGCAGGTTATTAAACACTTGTCTATAAAATATTGTAACAAATTAGACCAACATCAAATTCAATTgtgaagaaaagaggaaattacATCTTGACTTTCGGAGCAAAAACGGTCTCATCTCCGTCGAAGAACAGCCGTCCATCAATGTCTCTACTCTTGAGATAGTGCTCTTCGTATTGTTGGTTGAGGTCTTTCGCCTGTGGTGAAAATGAAAGGTTACTACTCATTGTGCCTCATTGTTACAACTACATGCAAGGTTGTGACTGAGACAGATACCGATTCATTAAATTTGACCGTAATCCAAAAGTGTTAAATGCTAAAATGTACTCAAACAAAAGCATTGCATGGCTCCCTTCAGTGTTAAATAACTGCTGCACTGTACATGAGCTGTTGATGTCACCAGCACTGTTTATGAGGTACAGAAACCTTTACCTACTGTAAAAGAACAATTTCACAGTTTTCAGAGAAATGCTAACATCTTGATCTCTAACAATGCACCAAATTCACTAGATTAAAGTTTTAGCTGTGAAATCTTAATCTGAAAATTCAATCTGCAATCATAGAGATCAGACAATGTGTGTTGGATCAGACAATGATCCAACACTAGTAATCCCTGCTGATGGTTATTCTTAAAAACAGCAATACGTTGCCACATCAGACTCGAGCTCAGTGGAGTCTTTGTTGCACTAATTTGTTGCACAATTTACACTTGTCTGAAGATTGTACAATTGCAACCGTGCCAAAGCCTCAGATCTCAACCTGAAAAAGATTAACATCTCTGAAATAAGGCAAGGCTCAAACCTTCCTGGAGACCCGTCAAAACTAGTCagagaataaatataaaataaaatattcaggCCCAACATCTTACTCAAAACGTAAtactcccccgccccccccccccccccccccctccaacttCCCCAGGCTTATGTAAGTAATGCACAACACCTGCCCATTAATCGGGTAATGTTACAGTTATAGTAATAAATATGTCTAGTATCCTTCTTCGAAGAGTGTGTCAGTGTCAGCAAACAGTAGCATCATATGTCCCTTGTTTTCATACCTGCCTCTGCCATATACTACCCTGAGACACGACAATGAATCCCCTGCATGAGTACACATTTTCCTGACACCAAACATGCATGAGAACAACCAACAGCTGTCAGACAATCAAACACTCAAAAATGGGACTAGCAAGCAGTAAGAGATAACTAATGAAAACAGTGGGTGAAGAGCAGACAGAGAAACCAAACAGGTAGAGCAGGTGTGCACCCCTACCTGAGGAAAATCTGGAGATTTCGAAAGATCCAGTGAGTCCAGGAAAGCCGAGAAACTGGTCTGGTATACATTCTTCACCTGCAAATACAGTTtgcaaaaacagacaaacagagggcagaaaatgtgtttgtacgATGACTGTAAGTACTATAAAAAAAGGtggggtgagtgtgtgtgtgtgtgtggaggggggaggagggggggggggggggggggggggggggctcagacCTCTTCTGCATTGCAGTCATTCTCGTTGCACAAGGTTTTGAGGAGCTGCAAATCCACCTCTGGCTCCAGGGGTTTGGACTTGGCTTTGCTCTGGCTGCGGCGAGATGTTCGTGTCGGAGGGCTCTGAACTTTGCTGATTGCTGATTCTGAGAGGAAAACATTCAAGGACTTAGAAAATCTCTGAGAGccataaacaataaaaccattCATGACACAAAATATCGTTTAACATTTTCCATGACTGGAAAATATGACAGCTATTATACTATAGGGATGCACCGATCCAAAGAACTCAATCCCATTAGGCATGTGCTGGAGCTTTGGTTATCGGCCAATAAAGAGTGATCTGATACCAGTGTTTAACTAATAAGCTGTACGTCTGTGTGTAGTAGTGACTGGGATCATATTATTTTATGTGTAAGGCAACATCAGGCTTGGCTTAATCTTTGCTTTCCTAActttagaaaacaaaatgtaatatatatatatatatatatatatatatatatatatatctatcaagtacatttttatatatatatatatatatatatatatatatatatataaatgtacttgatctttatttcttttaaaacaataaattgtGCACCAGTAACTTTGtgaaataaaatttaaaaaagaataggAATTGCAATTTGGGTATCAAAGTCCACAGCTAACCTGTTTGTTGTTAGCTCCCTCAGCTATGCGGTCTACCGGCGTGCTGCCGACGCATAATGTAGGTCCCGCACATCTAATCAGGCGTAAACATAGAATTGAATCAAATAAATTGGCCCCATTGTGACCGATAATCGCTCCAACTATTTGAATCAATATCAGATCGGTGTATCCCTACTGTACTATATTGTACTATACTATCCATTGTATATACCATTTAACATCCCATTAGGGTTGACAGCAAAAGAAATAAGCGTTCATGTTTTCATCCTAACTCAGAATTGAGGCGTTACACTTTCCAGACTTGAAAACCTTGTTGTACAATGAGAAGTCAGAAAGCAGGTGGAAGTAAATGACACAGAAGCTTACTGTAAAGAGGTTGCAGAAGGTCTGGAGGGCAACGCTTGATGAATAACTCCAGCGTACAAAGCAGCAACTGGAATGATATGACGAGGTCATCCTCCATCTGCAGGGCCCTTCCTGCAAGTAGCAGAGACGCAGCAGATGAGACGCAGCACATGAGAAGCAGCACATGAGAAGCAGTATCACAATACTACCGCTGCAGCATAGAAACAACAGAACTGTAACCGTTAATTTGAACTCTACAGCTGAGCAcaacagaggaaagaaggaTGGAAAGTAGAAGATGGAGCAACATGAAATCTATTCCATTCAATGTGTTAACAGCTTGGTCATACTTGTTGTTGTTAATAGGCTTAAAAGGCTTGACGTTTAACTTTGCTGTTTTTCAAGCTGGACCCTATTtccaatgtgtttgtgtccaagTGACTTGATGGGGAATAATGAGGGATAATGCTGCAACCAGCAGCCACAAAAAGAGGCATAAAGAGCAAGTGAGCAGCATCAATGTAACGCTACGAACACTAAAAGTGTCTCGTTTCCGCCACTGACCGGCTCAGATTGTTATTTAAAGTTCATGACGACTGGATGTAATGGACgctacagagaaaataaatgtttttccttACCTTTCATTTGCTCTGTTTATTATTGTGGCCAAGGCCCGCTCAAAGAGAAGTCTCATTGGAAAATCTCAACAGCCGTATACTCTATATATCTCCCCTTCACCAATGCATCATTGCACCTGTCAGTTGTGCCCCATATATAAACTACCTGccacactaatacacactgcCACCCGTGGTCAACCTGAGATAGGCTCCACATtcaaacatataatacacagacATAACTAATGGCTCCTACATATGCTATTAGCGGCCATCATCCACGTTGTCGAAATAGTTAATATTAAATAGTTAATATTTAGCCATAACAATGAAAATCTTTGAAATAATTATAAGCTACACTTTTTGTActtcaacacaacaaacactgcCAGACTGACAGTCACGTTTCCACCTTCTGCCGGCAGCATGCCATCTCGCGAGATTTCAGAATAAGCCTTTTCCTTGAGCGAGGCTCTTTTCATaatgttgccatggcaacaacaGGCACATTTAGTTGACATAAGTTACTGTGCCAGCTTGCCCCAATATGATTGAAGCCCAGGAGCATCTGAAGTGTTATTGCTAAATACTGGACCAATTTCAGAACATGTTGGCCCCATTAGTCAGTTAGACAAAGAAAAATGGATCCAGGTTGAAAATACCAAAATGACCCTTTAGCTTACCTTTCGCTAAAAGGAACATTGTCCAGCAGCTTCGCATGGTCTTCCTTTCCCTTGGAAAAAAAGACACTGAAACATTAATCATGAATCTGCATCATATCTTTTATAACAAGCACTCAATTATTCAACACAAGACcataaatatactttaaaaaagtatattttacaAATGTGGTGAAGAAGTATCCGACTTACTGATCATCAGAAGCCAAAGCAAAGATTGTCTTGCACgttctgaaaacaaaacaaacgttatCAATTATAATTTTGCCCTAAACTGGTCGCCATGAATGAAGAACCTGTGCTGTATTAATGTGTTCACTCACTTCTCAAATCGCTGGTAGAGAGCCAGCGACACATCGTACTTCTTCTCCAGTCGCGTCAGTGCTGAATTCACCTTGGTGCTTATGGTATCTAGGTTCACATCCAACTTCCACACCAGAGCCACAAACTGCTTTACACTACAAAAACAAGTTCATTTGTGTGAgacatagaaaataaaaatgcatggaattgaacaaaaaaatgtagGATTAAAATTTACAGCCGATCTGAACTTTTTCCCACAAACATTTCAACACATCCAAGACAGTTTGGCCACAGCTCGTATATGGACCTTGGTCCAAAGAGCAGCCGAAGGTTATCCTCTAACAGAATGTCTATTAAAATGACTCATATTACATGCATTGATGTGCATGAGTATTTGTCAATTACATGGCATCATGCATCGGCAGTACTCACTTCAGACTGACTGCTTTCAGAACCTGAGTTACGGTGAAGCAGGCGACATCTGCGTCCGTCCCCGACACAAACAGACAAGCCCCCCAGACCCTTTTCTGACTGTCCTGAAAtggaaagaaattaaaatactTATGTATACATAATAACATGCTATTTGAATCACTTTTATACTGGTGGGGAATGTTAATATTATAGCTGAAACATATATCCAATAGATCTGTTATAACAAGGTAATACCAACATgtataattttatttaaatcacacTTTTGTCCACCTTTCTTATAGACTGTTTAAATTTCCTTCACCAGAAGGTAAAAAAGGAATCCGAAACCACAATTGGACTATGTGCCTAAGACAAGGTTGACTTTTCATATAAAGATTGCATGAAGAGTTTTATCCAACCACCACATGCCAAAAGCATAACACATTACCCACTATACCACACCACCTGGCATGTTGGCAGCACTAATTAATCTGACATTTTGCATTCAATCTCAAAGATGATAATAGACGACTTGTGACAGCGTCACAAGAGATTTCCATCCTCGTCTGCTCTCCTTTCACAAGGGGTGGAAAGCTAACTATATGAAAGAAATGCAATTGAGTAGCTTGCACCTTTTGAATACCTTTGAAAATCAGTGACTATAATTGCACGCAAGACAATTTCTTTATTCAGCAACTGTTGGAAAGCAAAAACTATCCAGTCGTCTACGGTTTGTGTTTTATGCCCCAATTACTGTGGATAATGCACATCATTATTGAAAATGGTTTAGCCTTGTAAGGCAACTTTGAGAACGCATCAGACATGGAGAGGTTGTGAgtgcatgttcattttaatggtTGTGGCCTTCATGCCAAAGTGCGCTTTTTATTCTGCTCAGACAGTTTAAACAGTGTGAAGTGAGAAAAGTGAGCAGTCTTCAAAAAGGGATACTTTTGTTCTCTTATTGGTAAGTTTTCAACCATTACATTCAATTTCCAGTCATGCcatttcctttgtttccacAGGACAGTCAACAGGATCACACCAAATGTACCGACACATCACTTATAAATACGTACGGCGATTTCATCCATAGACTCTTGAACAGTTTTCCACAGCGCCCAGGCTCGATCACACACCAGGTCCGTCACATGAAGGCTCTTACACAGGGTCACAAATTCAGCATCCTTGTCTCGGTGCCTAGAGGACGGAGGCCATACATCAACGACAACACATACACGGTTTAAggacatcacaacaacaacaacaacaaccagtgcAGAGACCTCCCTGACCGTTAGCCAGCGTCTGTGTCGGACTcagatgtatttaaatgtacgCTGTGGCGGCGTTACATCTCTTTCCTAGTTAGTTGCAGTCACAGTGTGACGCGGAGACGTTACAACTCGCCGGTATTCGCTCTAAATAACGTCTCAGGCCTGACTTAGTTTGAATAAGCTAGCTAGGTTAGTCATCTTTAccaagctaacattagccagaGGACCAGTAACTCTAAGTAACCAAACAGAGTAAActctacacagacacacgccgACTGCGGAGACAGTAATGCAGCAAAAGATAACGTCttactttttaaaagataaCTCTGGGCTCTCCTTCTTGTCTGCAGAGACACTTTCGGCACTTTTCGCCTCCTTGCTCTGTGCCGTCCCAGAGTTGCGCTTTTTCGGTGGCATCTTGTTGCGCGGTTACCTTAAAggtaatatattaattaaaaagagAGCTATGTTGTGGAGGCAGTTAATTGGGTTTACTACGTTTAAAGACCACTGCACGAGTCCCGTGGCAACAATACAACAAAACTAACTGGCTTCCTGAAACCGATTTGAAGTGGATGCTCGTTTTGAATCACAGATGTGCGCGGCGGGTAATCGGCGTCGTCGCTGTCTCAAGCTTTAGACGCCCAACCGGAGTCAGTGTTTACAACTCTGTGTACACTGACCGAGCCACTGAGTTCATATGACCGATCGGATGTGTCTGTTTAAACCACGTGCTGTTGACAGTTACATTAGATGACCGGGTTATATCGTTATACTTTTCT from Cyclopterus lumpus isolate fCycLum1 chromosome 14, fCycLum1.pri, whole genome shotgun sequence encodes the following:
- the LOC117742543 gene encoding lysophosphatidic acid receptor 6-like, which gives rise to MELWNMTDVLAKPFSPLSNCTVDTSYRFTFYQVSYGVIFLLGLATNSLALRRLCASPGTMNSTAIYMVSLSVADLFFVISLPLRIYYYHQKAGALSSKTGDPSSWTQGAPYCHLTFILKYISLYGGIFFLVCIAVDRYFAVVHPIASTLRRLRVAQLVSGGIWCLVLGLCVSLPLLHSAATRQHQPCLLDPSSQRHRSIILVALGLVLGSFLLPTLLLLCSYCRVLSVLRKPRHRQRRSRQHTLTIIYWVLGIFLLCFVPYHINLLGYTLTHVGLLHHCGLAKVTKAVHPVVLLLASSNCCLNPLVYYFSSSLVHKEAPGSGSQ
- the rb1 gene encoding LOW QUALITY PROTEIN: retinoblastoma-associated protein (The sequence of the model RefSeq protein was modified relative to this genomic sequence to represent the inferred CDS: deleted 1 base in 1 codon), giving the protein MPPKKRNSGTAQSKEAKSAESVSADKKESPELSFKKHRDKDAEFVTLCKSLHVTDLVCDRAWALWKTVQESMDEIADSQKRVWGACLFVSGTDADVACFTVTQVLKAVSLNVKQFVALVWKLDVNLDTISTKVNSALTRLEKKYDVSLALYQRFEKTCKTIFALASDDQERKTMRSCWTMFLLAKGRALQMEDDLVISFQLLLCTLELFIKRCPPDLLQPLYKSAISKVQSPPTRTSRRSQSKAKSKPLEPEVDLQLLKTLCNENDCNAEEVKNVYQTSFSAFLDSLDLSKSPDFPQAKDLNQQYEEHYLKSRDIDGRLFFDGDETVFAPKVKISHVERTPKKNQPDDDVLIPPQTPIRAAMTSIQQLRGDLTSSGDQPSTNLATYFKNCTVDPMQAVLSRLETLEQAFSQRFGLAVGPRCIVLGCQRFKLGVRLYYKIMEAMLKSEEKRLSVQNFSKLLNDSTFHTSLLACALEVVMATYGESSFKTGGYNHDAAGDPVETDLCFPWILDVVDLPAFDFYKVIESFIKAEPTLSKDIVKHLETCENLIMERIAWRTDSPLFELLKQEHGGGAADQVETPASFSQPLQHNHTAADLYLSPMRPGLRVLPPESPATPGSQAPSQPLTQPAGQTPRLPKSNSLSLFYKKLYRLAYSRLQILCSYLLSSHPELEPIIWTLFQHTLQHEHELMRDRHLDQLMMSAMYAICKVKSVDLRFKTIVTAYKNMPNTNQETFKHVLITEGHYDSIIVFYNQVFMQKLKTNILQYASTRPPTLSPIPQIPRSPYKFPNSPLRVPGSNNVYISPLKNSRMSPGIMTPRSRMLVSIGESFGLSNRFQKINQMVNSSERSFKRTLDLGSAPKPLKRLRFDVDGQDEGDGSKSGGDSTLIQKLAEMSSTRSRMQEQKMKEDAESKKE